In one window of Arachis ipaensis cultivar K30076 chromosome B06, Araip1.1, whole genome shotgun sequence DNA:
- the LOC107646718 gene encoding uncharacterized protein LOC107646718 has product MGATPFYHSILKVRLLKHFDKPMDMRYDGTQDPQEHLTAFEARMNLEGVGDEVKCRAFPVTLAGPAIRWLNALPQGSVTTFADITHGFLAQFTTHIAKAKHPINLLGVTQRNGELTRKYLNRFNDECLEIDGLTDSVASLCLTNGLSNEDFRKHLTTKPVWTMQEIQNVAREYINDEEVSQVVAANKRQPTNHPPLQPGCGERPKEFSKDGGSTKPFKPFPRVEKFTNYTPLTAPIVEAYQQIADKGILSKPRQPKERTGRNKNLYGDYHKGFGHKTQDCFDLKDALEQAIREGKLVEFSQFIREPRRRERERSKENKGRAVKPRQEPNEDYEHGLTVVNVVIGRDTPPRSKSATKKDAKILAVSSSNCKTSSRETPTISFGPEDQWFHDIPENPPW; this is encoded by the coding sequence ATGGGAGCAACCCCTTTTTACCACTCCATTCTCAAGGTCCGGCTGCTGAAGCATTTCGACAAGCCAATGGACATGAGATACGACGGAACCCAGGACCCCCAAGAACACctaacggcctttgaggccaggatgaacttgGAGGGTGTGGGTGACGAGGTGAAGTGTCGCGCTTTTCCCGTAACCCTGGCGGGACCAGCAATCCGATGGTTGAACGCGCTCCCCCAAGGGTCCGTGACGACTTTCGCAGACATAACTCATGGCTTCCTAGCCCAATTTACCACGCACATTGCTAAAGCCAAGCACCCGATTAACCTCCTAGGGGTAACCCAAAGAAACGGGGAATTGACCAGAAAGTATCTTAACAGGTTCAATGATGAATGCCTGGAGATCGATGGCCTGACCGACTCGGTGGCCAGCCTGTGTCTGACGAACGGGCTGTCGAACGAAGACTTTaggaaacacctcaccaccaaaccTGTATGGACCATGCAAGAAATCCAGAACGTGGCAAGAGAATACATCAACGATGAAGAGGTCAGCCAGGTGGTGGCGGCCAACAAACGACAGCCTACCAACCATCCTCCCCTCCAACCTGGGTGCGGGGAAAGGCCCAAGGAGTTCTCCAAGGATGGAGGATCGACTAAACCTTTCAAGCCTTTCCCCCGAGTAGAAAAGTTCACAAACTACACCCCTCTGACGGCCCCGATTGTTGAGGCATACCAACAAATAGCTGACAAAGGCATCTTGTCGAAACCCCGCCAACCCAAGGAGAGAACAGGCAGGAACAAGAACCTGTACGGCGACTACCACAAAGGCTTTGGCCACAaaacccaagactgcttcgatTTAAAGGATGCTTTGGAACAAGCCATTCGTGAAGGAAAACTCGTCGAGTTCTCACAATTCATAAGAGAACCCAGGAGGAGAGAGCGAGAGCGTTCTAAAGAGAACAAAGGCCGAGCCGTGAAGCCAAGGCAAGAGCCCAACGAAGACTACGAGCATGGCCTCACAGTTGTTAACGTTGTAATAGGAAGGGACACACCCCCCAGGTCTAAGTCTGCGACCAAGAAGGATGCTAAAATCTTGGCCGTATCATCAAGCAATTGTAAAACCTCATCCAGGGAAACTCCAACAATATCGTTTGGACCGGAAGACCAATGGTTCCATGACATCCCGGAGAACCCCCCATGGTGA